A region from the Cyprinus carpio isolate SPL01 chromosome A8, ASM1834038v1, whole genome shotgun sequence genome encodes:
- the LOC109063513 gene encoding AT-rich interactive domain-containing protein 5A-like, with product MVLDPRGEVDVGEGELEDCEKKKQELNSPNQTNREMENMVSTNSSEEGSRTEKSESEERTFVTNLYCFMKERGTPIERIPHLGFKQINLWKIYKAVETLGGYDAVTVRRLWKNVYDELGGSPGSTSAATCTRRHYERLVLPFERQLRGEEDKPLPPSKPRKQYKRSPENRGSKPESKKKRKMEREECEEKMGSDHHCERGMCSHHSTWLASSDRLDSEQSSVVSVHGPHPGTCSREIPLLHTPTPTEVISPLEKKKRLAQASLTIPASGALEDGAELERPSVIQLSHCSQSPVCPSSNRTRHSSDGSPLPVSSPSGSLSRSLSPCSVSSEDCIAVPTQKSPSKDTESKTPSRLSALPTSKAASTGVCKPLGCYPSSKELVNYHRNHYRDFLPGGPPHSEKTQRSLSPWTLDGKSSTRLTSYRMPSPAYTKPCWVPHASSFSKVLPRDPCRPVSLQPTFKPHMSYHQHLLKRPITDEAYLKKTQVGSPLRLIDRKDKAKTELPKPLPTQQFFYHPHAGVTMPYLPRARADLTEQLKALPLQHVLLPTHLTIPPAQTHSMHCPPVGTPFPGSYETALSSYPYPLSIWHPPAGYSMAGLQPY from the exons TGTTGGACCCTCGAGGAGAGGTCGATGTTGGAGAAGGGGAACTAGAAGACTGTGAAAAGAAAAAGCAGGAGCTGAATTCACCAAACCAG ACCAACAGGGAGATGGAGAACATGGTTTCCACCAATAGCAGCGAGGAAGGATCCAGAACTGAAAAATCTGAGAGTGAAGAGAGAACCTTTGTGACCAATCTGTACTGTTTCATGAAGGAAAGAGGCACGCCTATAGAGAGAATTCCCCATCTTGGCTTTAAACAGA TCAACCTGTGGAAAATCTACAAAGCTGTGGAGACACTTGGAGGATATGATGCG GTAACAGTGCGGAGGCTATGGAAGAATGTGTACGATGAGCTGGGAGGTAGTCCAGGCAGTACCAGTGCAGCCACCTGCACACGCAGACACTACGAAAG GTTGGTGTTGCCCTTTGAGCGGCAACTCAGAGGGGAGGAGGACAAACCACTGCCACCTTCCAAACCTCGAAAACAGTACAAGAGGAGCCCTGAGAACAGGGGAAGTAAGCCAGAGagcaagaagaagaggaagatggagagagaagAGTGCGAG GAGAAAATGGGATCAGATCATCACTGTGAGAGAGGCATGTGTTCCCATCACAGTACATGGTTGGCATCCTCCGATCGCCTGGACTCTGAGCAGTCATCCGTGGTTTCTGTCCATGGTCCCCACCCAGGCACCTGCTCCAGAGAGATCCCCCTCCTTCATACTCCCACCCCGACTGAGGTGATCTCTCCCTTGGAGAAGAAGAAGCGTCTGGCCCAGGCTAGCCTGACCATCCCTGCCTCTGGTGCCTTGGAGGACGGTGCAGAACTGGAGAGACCCTCTGTTATTCAGCTGTCCCACTGTTCCCAGTCTCCTGTGTGTCCTTCTTCCAATCGCACTCGCCACTCTTCCGATGGCTCACCCCTCCCGGTCTCCTCTCCGTCTGGCTCCTTGTCCCGTAGCCTCTCTCCTTGCTCTGTCTCCTCTGAGGACTGTATAGCCGTGCCGACCCAGAAGTCTCCTTCCAAAGATACCGAAAGTAAGACACCTTCTCGTTTGTCTGCTCTCCCCACGTCCAAGGCTGCTAGCACAGGAGTTTGCAAGCCTCTCGGATGTTATCCCAGCAGCAAAGAACTTGTCAACTATCACCGCAACCATTACAGGGATTTCCTGCCAGGTGGCCCACCCCATAGCGAAAAGACCCAGAGGAGTCTTTCGCCGTGGACCTTGGATGGTAAATCCAGCACCAGACTTACATCCTACAGGATGCCTTCGCCTGCATACACCAAACCCTGCTGGGTCCCTCATGCCTCCAGCTTCTCCAAGGTCTTACCACGAGATCCTTGTAGACCTGTGTCACTACAGCCCACTTTTAAACCACACATGTCCTACCACCAGCACCTCCTAAAGAGGCCCATCACCGATGAAGCCTACTTGAAGAAGACACAAGTGGGCTCTCCACTCCGCCTTATCGACAGGAAAGATAAAGCAAAGACAGAGTTGCCCAAGCCTCTGCCTACCCAGCAGTTCTTCTACCACCCTCATGCCGGTGTAACAATGCCCTACCTGCCAAGAGCTCGGGCAGACTTAACCGAACAGTTGAAGGCTCTACCTCTTCAACATGTCCTTCTTCCAACCCATCTAACAATACCTCCTGCTCAGACCCACTCTATGCATTGCCCTCCAGTGGGCACCCCCTTTCCTGGGTCTTACGAGACTGCTTTGTCCTCCTACCCTTACCCATTATCCATCTGGCATCCACCCGCTGGGTACAGCATGGCAGGCCTGCAGCCATACTGA
- the LOC109063510 gene encoding DNA replication complex GINS protein SLD5 gives MAEGVSDSDLSGGEESREEVTMTPAELIARLEQAWLNEKFSPELMENKSELVECVMEQLTHMEENLQRVRKGDVKASVHRMEIDRIRFVLSSYLRSRLQKIERFFPHVLEKEKSRADGDPSFLSPEEFAFAKEFLANTEVYLRNVALKHMPPNLQSIDMLKAVPEPCLDSFVFLRVKERQENILVEPETDEQREYVVDLDKGSQHLMRYRTIAPLVASGAVQLI, from the exons ATGGCAGAAGGAGTGTCGGACAGTGATCTCAGCGGAGGAGAGGAGAGCCGGGAGGAAGTGACGATGACCCCCGCGGAGCTCATCGCCAGACTGGAGCAG GCTTGGCTCAATGAGAAGTTTTCTCCAGAACTGATGGAGAACAAGTCAGAGTTGGTGGAGTGTGTGATGGAGCAGCTCACACACATG GAGGAAAATCTGCAGCGGGTGAGGAAAGGTGATGTGAAGGCCAGTGTGCATCGCATGGAGATCGATCGCATCCGCTTCGTTCTGAGCAGCTACCTGCGCTCAAGACTGCAGAAG ATAGAGAGGTTTTTCCCTCATGTTTTGGAGAAAGAAAAGTCACGGGCTGATGGAGATCCTTCATTTCTCTCTCCTGAAGAGTTTGCCTTCGCTAAAGA GTTTCTGGCCAACACAGAGGTGTATCTCCGAAATGTGGCTCTAAAACACATGCCCCCAAACCTGCAGAGCATTGACATGCTGAAGGCCG ttccTGAGCCGTGTCTGGACTCGTTTGTGTTCCTGAGAGTGAAAGAGAGGCAGGAGAATATCCTGGTGGAGCCTGAGACGGACGAGCAGAG GGAGTATGTTGTGGACTTGGACAAAGGTTCGCAGCACCTGATGCGTTACCGTACTATAGCACCTCTAGTGGCCAGCGGTGCAGTGCAACTCATTTAA